Genomic segment of Oceanibaculum indicum P24:
ACCGACCTGACCGACTGCATCCTGCGCAATGTGAAGCTGGTGCGCGCCGACCTCAGCAACTCCAACCTCACCGGCTCCATCCTGGAAGGGGCGGACCTGACGGAGGCGACCTTCGACGGCGCCGTGCTGCATGGCGCCATCCTGATCGGCGCCATCCTGAGTGAGACCTCCTTCGCCGGCGCGGATCTGGCGGGGGCTGTCTTCGGCACGGTCGATTACGGCTCAGCCAGCTTCCAGAACGCGCTGAAGCCGGTGCATTTCGACACGCTGGATATCACGCTGCAAACGCTGGTGCGCCAGCATGTGGACTGGATCAGGACCGCCGGGAAGAAGGGCCGCCGCGCCAACCTGACGCGCATCGACCTTTCCGGCATGAAGCTGGCAGAGCTGAACTTCTCCGCCGCGGCCTTCGAGTTCGCGGTGCTCGCCAGAACCGACCTGCAGAAATGCGAGCTGCTGATGGCCGATATGGGCTTCGCCGACCTGCGCGGCGCGGATATCTCGCGCGCTGACCTGCGCGGGGTCAATCTGAAGCGCGCCAACCTGACCGGCGCCCGGCTGGTGGCCGCCAAGATGAACCCGGTGCCGATCTTCGGCGCGGTGACCCAGTTCTGGACCAGCCAGCTGGAGCACGCGAAGTTCGTCGAGGCGGACCTGTCGGGCATCGACATGCGCAAGGTGGTCGCCCGCAGCGCCAGCTTCGTGAAGGCGGTGCTGCGCAATGCCGATCTGTCGGGCGCTGACCTGCAGGATGCCGATTTCACCGAGGCCGATTTGCGCGGTGCCAATCTGGAAGGCTGCGATCTGCGCGGCGCCATTGGCATCCGGCAATGAGCAGCCTGCCCGCCACCGTGCCCGCAATCGCGGCGTCGCCGCTTATCGCCAGCGATATCGTGCGCGGCACCTGCCGGCTGCTCGCCGCACACGGCCATGGCACGCTGACCGAGGTGACGCTGCGCACCGGCCGCCGGGTGGATGTGATGGCGCTGGCGCCGGATGGCAGCATCACCGTGGTGGAGGTGAAATCCTCCGTGCAGGATTTCCGCAGCGACCGCAAATGGCGCGATTATCTGGAGTTCTGCGACCGGTTCTTCTTCGCCGTGGGGGAGGGGTTTCCGCACGACATCCTGCCGGACGAGCCAGGGCTGATCGTCGCTGACCGGTTCGGTGCGGCCATCCTGCGCGAGGCGCCGGAGGCACGGCTGGCGCCGGCGCGGCGCAAGGCACTGACCCTGAAATTCGCGCTGCTGGGCAGCCAGCGCCTGACCCGCACGCTCGATCCGGAAGCCTGCTGAACCCCAAAAGCAAAAGGCCCGCTTTTCAGCGGGCCTCTGCGTATCTCTGGAAGCGGCGCTATCAGGCGGCCTGCTTCTTCTCCATCGCCTTCACCACGCGGCGCTTAAGCTGGCGCGCCTCGGTGGTCAGCGCGGCCACCCGGGTGTTCAGCAGATAGGCGTCGATGCCGCCATTCTTCTCGATGGTGCGGATCGCGTTGGTGCTGAGTCGCACGCGGACCATGCCGAGCACATCGGACAGCAGCGAGGTTTCCTGCAGGTTCGGCAGGAAACGGCGGCGGGTCTTGTTGTTGGCGTGGCTGACGTTGTTGCCGACCAGCACGCCCTTGCCGGTGATCGTGCAGCGTTTCGCCATGTCTCGTCTCCGAATTCCTATGGCAGGGCAAGCCCTGACGGTTGAGCGGGCTTCTGGCCCAGAAAATAGCGTACCCAGCCGGCAATCCGGCTCAGGAGAGCGCGGTTTGTAGCCGCTCCCGCCCGCCCCGTCAAGCCATCCGGGACGGAATCTTTCCCAAATTTCTTTTAGACCGGCTTAAGGCTCGATGCGCACGCTGGGGCCGGACAGCAGCATCTTGCTCTTCACCGGCGAGGACAGCACGATGGAGCTGCTGGTCTGGCCGAAGGTCCGCAGCTGGGCAATCACAGCCTCCAGATGCGCCGGGGAGGAGACCAGCACCTTGAACAGGAAACAGTCGATGCCGGTAACATGGTGGCATTCGATGATCTCGCTCAGATTGCGGGCCATCGCGGCGACGCGGGCATACTGGTCGCCATTCAGCCTGAGATGGATGAAGGCCAGTGTCGGAAAGCCCAGTCGCGTCGGATCAATGGTCGCCCGGTAGCCGGCGACGATGCCCATATCCTCCATGCGGCGCACGCGTTCGGCCACGGCGGGTGAGGAAAGCCCCACACGACGGCCCAGCTCGCTGAAGGATAACCGCGCATCTTCCTGCAAAGCACGCAGGAGTTGCCAGCCAACCTTGTCTAGAACACTTTCCGAATCGAAAGCCATATTATCTGGGGAGTTTGGTTTTACGGATATTTTTTTTACTTTACTTTCCATCCACA
This window contains:
- a CDS encoding pentapeptide repeat-containing protein; amino-acid sequence: MTRTPSLGDDGGFEWKRLAQQELDRALDLHEQFVGGRMGGQRANFLLHDLSYLDFSGRDLSNADLSGARLHHAVLEGATLRAASLFGADLTQANLRGADLTRTDLRGVHLRGADLTNANMVECDLRDGLLMRPDKKGNLVGIGQHARTTDVGSAILARADLSNAKMSNAFIVQTDLTDCILRNVKLVRADLSNSNLTGSILEGADLTEATFDGAVLHGAILIGAILSETSFAGADLAGAVFGTVDYGSASFQNALKPVHFDTLDITLQTLVRQHVDWIRTAGKKGRRANLTRIDLSGMKLAELNFSAAAFEFAVLARTDLQKCELLMADMGFADLRGADISRADLRGVNLKRANLTGARLVAAKMNPVPIFGAVTQFWTSQLEHAKFVEADLSGIDMRKVVARSASFVKAVLRNADLSGADLQDADFTEADLRGANLEGCDLRGAIGIRQ
- a CDS encoding MmcB family DNA repair protein encodes the protein MSSLPATVPAIAASPLIASDIVRGTCRLLAAHGHGTLTEVTLRTGRRVDVMALAPDGSITVVEVKSSVQDFRSDRKWRDYLEFCDRFFFAVGEGFPHDILPDEPGLIVADRFGAAILREAPEARLAPARRKALTLKFALLGSQRLTRTLDPEAC
- the rpmB gene encoding 50S ribosomal protein L28; translated protein: MAKRCTITGKGVLVGNNVSHANNKTRRRFLPNLQETSLLSDVLGMVRVRLSTNAIRTIEKNGGIDAYLLNTRVAALTTEARQLKRRVVKAMEKKQAA
- a CDS encoding Lrp/AsnC family transcriptional regulator, with product MLMKLWMESKVKKISVKPNSPDNMAFDSESVLDKVGWQLLRALQEDARLSFSELGRRVGLSSPAVAERVRRMEDMGIVAGYRATIDPTRLGFPTLAFIHLRLNGDQYARVAAMARNLSEIIECHHVTGIDCFLFKVLVSSPAHLEAVIAQLRTFGQTSSSIVLSSPVKSKMLLSGPSVRIEP